One Archangium violaceum genomic window, GACAGACGAGTGGGTCGTCACAGTCCTCATCGCCCTGACAGGTCCTTTCGAACGAGAGCAGCCGTCTCGCCTCCTCTGGCGCGAGGATGGGGACGAACCCGCGGCCCTCCTCGCGCGAGGAGGATACAGGGACCCCCCCCAGCAGCCTGCTCGAGGCCCACATCAAAGGAAGCGGCAGCAGAACGGCCAACAGGATGACAGGCCACGCGCGCCCCCTCACTGCCAGTCCCTCACTTCCATCTCCTGAACGCAGACCTCCATGCAGGCGTCGTAGTCATCAGGAGCACACCTGGCCCTGATGGCCGCAGGCTGGCAACCCCCACGGACCATTCTTTTGATTTCGTCCCTGAGCAATGCCTGACGCAGAACACCCGCCTCGCCCCCTACGGGACACCCGGTCCCGAGCATCAGCACCAGCAGCCCTGCCATCACGAGCACGCGCTTCATCAACCCGGCCCCCCTGAGCGCGGGAAGCGCTCGGAGGCAACAGCATAGGTCCCACCCTCCGAGTGAATCCAGCTCACACAGGAGAGAAAACCGAGCACCCACCAACACCGGTCCTATGCGGCCGGTGCCCGCGAGTCTCACCGCTCACGCGGGAGCAACTGCTCCATCCCACCGAGGATCAACTTCAGCCCTCGCTCGAAGCGATCATCGAATTTCGTGAACATCTCCTCGCCCGCGGCCAAGGCGAGCGGGAAACGTTTGCCATCGACTCGTTGGGCTCGCCGCTCCGGGTCGTACTCCTCGTTGTGTTGGCCCGGCAGCGGATTCACGGCCTGCTCCTCGATGGTGAACCCCACCGTGTAGTTGTAGACCGTGGAAAAGCCACACACCGCGTCGCGAAGCGAGAACCCGGCGTCGACGAGCTTCCGGAGAATGGTGTCCATCGCCGCGTACAACGTTTCATCGGTGAGGCGCGTGCCACTGAAGACCTTCGCGCCATCCCGGTAACCGAGCATCATCCGCCGGAGGCCCCGGGCGGTCTCGGCCAGGAACTCCTCCCAGGACTGTCTGGCACCAGGATGCTTCGTCGCCCCCACCATATCCCTGAGCATCGTGGTGGCCATCTCGTCGAGCAGCTCGTCCTTGTTCTTGAAGTGCCAGTACAGCGCGGGCGCCTGCACCTCGAGCTCGCGCGCGATCCGCCGCAGCGTCAGCCCCTCCAGCCCTTCCTCGTTCAGCACCCGCAGCGCCGTGCGCACCACGAGCTCGCGATCCAGTCCCATCACCACCTCGGTCCGGCTCGGAGCTTGACAGCTTAACGCCGTTAAATGCATCCTTAACGCCGTTAAACTCGCCTCCCTGGCGAAGGAGGAAGCACATGGAGCAGCACGTGGATGTTCCGGTTCTCATCGTGGGTGGCGGGCCGACGGGACTCACGCTCGCGTGTGAGCTGGCCCGCCGTGGCGTGGCATGCCGGCTCGTCGAGAAGGCGCTGGAGCCCTTCTCCGGTTCCCGGGGCAAGGGTCTGCAACCGCGCAGCATGGAGGTGTTCGAGGATCTCGGGGTGCTCGACGCGGTGTTGGCCTCGGGCGCGCTGTATCCGCTGATGCGCGCCTACGCCGGGGAGAAGGTCGTCTGGGAAGGTCGCATGCACGAGCCCCGCGAGCCGATGCCGGACGTGCCCTACCCCAACGGCTGGATGATCCCGCAGTGGCGGACGGAGGAGATCTTGCGCACCCGGCTCGCCGGATATGGCGTCCGCGTGGAGCTCGCCACGGAGCTGACCGGCTTCGAACAGGACGAGGAGGGAGTGACCGCCACGCTCGTCCACGCGGGCAGGACCGAGCGGGTCCGGGCCAGCTACCTCGTCGGCGCCGACGGCGGGCACAGCTTCGTGCGCAAACAGCTCGGCGTGAGCTTCGCGGGCGAGACGTACGAGACGGATCGGATGCTGATCGGCGACGTCCAGGCCGACGGGCTGGACCGCGAGCACTGGCACGCCTGGGTGAACCCCGAGA contains:
- a CDS encoding TetR/AcrR family transcriptional regulator C-terminal domain-containing protein, which produces MGLDRELVVRTALRVLNEEGLEGLTLRRIARELEVQAPALYWHFKNKDELLDEMATTMLRDMVGATKHPGARQSWEEFLAETARGLRRMMLGYRDGAKVFSGTRLTDETLYAAMDTILRKLVDAGFSLRDAVCGFSTVYNYTVGFTIEEQAVNPLPGQHNEEYDPERRAQRVDGKRFPLALAAGEEMFTKFDDRFERGLKLILGGMEQLLPRER